CGAACGCTGCTTGATCGCCGAGCCCGACGTTGACGTAACCGTCGCCGCGCCGTACGCCGACCGCCCGGTGACGTCGGTCGAGCTCGCGGCGGGGGAGCGTCCCGTCGTCGCGCAGACGGTCGACCGCAAGCGCCGGCGGCACACCGTCAGCGGCGGCGACCAGATGCATCACGTGCGTGGGCGCGACTTCCAGGTCAGTGCCGGCGGCTTCTGGCAGGTGCACCCCACCGCGACCGACGTGCTGGCCGGCACCGTCAGCGAGTACGCCGATGCGCAGCCCGGCGAGCGTGTGCTTGATCTCTACAGCGGCGTCGGGCTGTTTGCCGCGACACTCGGCGAGCAAGTCGGGCAGAGCGGGTCGGTGCTTGCGCTGGAGGGCCACGCCGGCGCGGTCCGGGACGCGCGCCACAACCTGCACGACCTTCCGCAGGCGCGCAGCGAACGGCTCGACGTGCGAGCCGCCGCGCTTCAGCGCCGGCTCGGCGATGACGAGTACGACGTCACGGTGCTCGACCCGCCGCGATCGGGGGCGAAGCCCGCGCTGTGCGAGGTGATCGCCCGGCGTACTCGCCGCGTGATCGTCTATGTCGCCTGCGACCCGGCGGCGCTCGCCCGCGACCTCGCCGCCTTTGCCGATGCCGGCTGGCGGCTGGCCGATCTGCGTGCCTTCGACCTCTTTCCCATGACCCACCACGTCGAGTGCGTCGCACGTCTCGTGCCGGCAGGTTAAAGAAGCAGGGCCAATCGCGACTGTGCGGGCCTGCTAGTCGCCTAGAATGGGAGATCGACCTAGTCCCCGATGCGAACGTGAGGAAGTGGCACCTCAAGTGAGCAAGCTGTCGTCGATTGATGATCCGGACGACCTGCGAGCGCTTCCGCCAGAGGAGCTCCCCGCACTTGCCGAGGAGATCCGCGAGTTCCTCGTCAGCAAGGTCTCTCGCAGTGGCGGGCATCTCGGGCCCAACCTCGGCGTCGTCGAGCTCACCCTCGCGCTGCACCGTGTCTTTGACTCCCCGCGTGAGCCGATCGTGTGGGACACCGGTCACCAGGCCTACGTGCACAAGATGCTGACCGGCCGCCAGGACGGCTTCGACGAGCTCAAGCGCCGCGGCGGACTGTCGGGCTACCCCAGCCGCAGCGAGTCCGAGCACGACTGGTCCGAGAGCTCGCACGCCTCGGCGTCCCTGTCGTACGTCGACGGCCTCGCGAAGGCCTTCGAGATCACCGGCGACCCGCGCCCGGTCGTCGGCGTCATCGGTGACGGCGCGCTGACTGGCGGCATGGCCTGGGAGGCGCTGAACAACATCGCCGAGTCCAGCCGCCCCGTCGTGATCGTGGTCAACGACAACGGCTGGTCATACCAGCCGACCATCGGGGGAGTCGCGACCCGGCTCGCGGCGCTGCGGTTGACGCCGACATACGAGCGCACCCTCGGGCGCATGAAGGAGACCATCTCCAAGACCCCCGTCGTCGGCGGCGTGATGTACGACGCCCTGCACGGGATGAAGGTCGGCATCAAGGATGTCCTTGCCCCGCAAGGGATGTTTTCCGAGCTCGGCCTGAAGTACGTCGGTCCGGTCGACGGTCACGACGTTGCCGCGCTTGAGCGCGCGCTGCGGCTCGCGAAGGACTTCGGGTCGCCGGTGATCGTGCACGCGGTGACCCAGAAGGGCAAGGGCTACGGCCCGGCCGAGGCCGACAAGGAAGACCGGCTGCATGGGCCGGGGGCCTTCGACGTACTCACCGGCAAGGCGCTGGCGGCCGCCTCGACCAGCTGGACCGACGTGTTTGCCGACGAGATGGTCGAGATCGGCACTGAGCGCGCCGACGTCGCCGCGATCACCGCGGCGATGCTGTATCCGACCGGGCTCGCCGCGTTCAAGGCGAAGTTCCCCGGCCGCACCTTCGATGTCGGGATCGCCGAGCAGCACGCGCTGACCTCGGCGGCGGGCATGGCGATGGCCGGGGTGCACCCGGTCGTCGCGCTCTACTCGACGTTCTTGAACCGCGCGATCGACCAGCTCATCATGGACATCGCGCTGCACCGTCTCGGCGTCACGATCTGCCTCGACCGCGCCGGCGTGACCGGCAACGACGGCCCGAGCCACAACGGCGTGTGGGACATGGCGCTGGTCAACGCCGTCCCCGGCATCCACATCGGCGCGCCGCGCGATGGCGCCCGGCTGCGCGCGCTGCTGCGTGAGGCGGTCGACATCGAGGACGCGCCGACCCTGCTGCGCTGGAACAAGGGATCGCTGCCGCCAGACACCGACGCCGTGCGCTCGGCGACGGGGTACGACGTACTGTCGCAGGGCCCGCGCCCGGACCTCGCGCTGGTGAGCATCGGCGGTCTCGCGCCGGTCGCCGTCGAGGCGGCCGAGCTGCTGGCCGAGCGCGGCATCTCGGTCACGGTGTATGACCCGCGTTGGGTCGTGCCGGTGGCCGGTGAACTAATCGAGGAGCTCGCTCGTCATTCATGTGTCGTGACCCTGGAAGATGGGCTTCGTCAAGGCGGAATCGGATCAGCGATCACCCAGGCGCTGCGTGACCAGGACACTTTCGTGCCGACCCGCGAGGTCGGGCTGCCGTGTGTGTTTCCCGATCACGCCTCGCGCGGTGAGGTGCTGGCCGAGTTCGGTCTCGACGCGCAGAGCCTCAGCGACCAGCTCGCGACGTGGTATGCCCGCCAGCACGGGCCGCACAGCGCGGCCCCGGTGGCGGTCTCAAAAGCACTGTCTGAAGGAGACTGAACGTGCGAGTTCTGGTAGTTGAGGATGAGCGGGCGCTGGCCGATGCGGTCGCGCGTGGACTGCGACGCGAGGGCATGGCCGTCGACGTCGCGTACGACGGCACCGATGGGCACGAGAAGGCGACGGTGACGCCGTACGACGTGATCATCCTTGACCGCGACCTGCCGGGCATGAGCGGCGACGAACTGCTCGGCTCGCTGTCGCACGGTGAGCAGAACTCACGCGTGCTGATGCTGACCGCCAGCGGTGCGGTCGCCGACCGTGTCGAGGGCCTCTCGCTCGGCGCTGACGACTACATGGGCAAGCCGTTCGCGTTTGCCGAGCTGATCGCCCGGGTGCGCGCGCTGGGTCGTCGTTCTAACCCGGCCGCGCCTCCGGTGCTGACGGCGGGCGATCTTGAGCTCGACTCGGCGCGGCGCGTGGTGAAGCGCTCCGGTGCCGAGGTCGACCTGACCCGCAAGGAGTTCGGCGTACTCGAGGTGCTGCTGCAGGCCGACGGCGCAGTGGTCTCCAGCGAAGGTCTGCTCGATCGCGTCTGGGACGAAAACGCCGACCCGTTCACCACGACGGTGCGCGTCACGATGATGACCCTGCGGCGTAAGCTCGGCGATCCGCCGCTGATCGAAACGGTCGTGGGCTCTGGCTACCGAATCAAGCCCGACGCGTAACCCTCTCGGGCGGCTGTGGCCGCGCGGTGTCCGCCTTGGGCTGCGGTTGCGCCTGGCCCTGGCGTGCGCATTCTTGTCGGCCGCGGTCAGCGTCATCGGACTACTGCTGTCGCTGATCGTGGTCGACAACGCGATCGCCGACGCGCTGCAGTTCCCCGAAGGCACACTGATCGAGGCGACGCTCCCAGGCCAGCCGCAGTCGCCGCTAGCCAGCAGTGACGTCATCAACGCGATCCGCGCCAATGCCAACCAGACGCTGCTGGCGCGCGGCCTGTTGATCGCCGTGTTTGCCGGGTGCCTCGGCGGTGCGGCCGGCTACATCATCGCTGCCCGCGCCCTCGGCCCGATCGCCGACGTCACCGCGACGGCGCGGCGGATCTCCGGTGGCTCGCTCGATGAGCGCATCGCGCTCGGTGGCGCGCGCGACGAGCTGCGCGATCTCGCCGACACCTTCGATGCCATGCTCGACCGGCTCGACCGATCCTTCGATGCCCAGCGCCGGTTTGTCTCCAACGCCAGCCATGAGCTGCGTACGCCGTTGTCGGTGATCCGCACCGAGGTCGACGTGACGCTCTCTGACCCCGACGCGCCGCCGGACGAGCTGCGGCGGATGGGCGAGGTGGTGCGAGATGCGACCGACCGCGCCGGCAGCCTGGTGGAGTCGCTGCTGGCGCTGGCGCGGATCGAGGCGCAGGTGCAAAACGGGCTGGACAACATCGAGGACGTCGAGCTCGCCGACGCCGTACCCCGAGCGGTCCATGCGGTGGGTCCCGAGGCCGAAGCCGCTGGCGTGACGTTGCATCCGGACGCCGGCGCGGCTCCGGTCCGCGGTGACGTGCACCTGCTCGAGCAGCTCGTGGCCAACCTGCTCTCCAACGCCGTCCGACACAACACGGCCGGTGGGCAGGCGTGGGTGAGCACCCGCACCGACGGCCGATGGGTGGTGCTGAGCGTGTCCAACACCGGCCAGCAGCTCGACGAGTCGTCGGTGACCGAGCTGCTGCGGCCATTCAAGCGTGCTGCGGATCGTACGGCGGCCGAGGGCACCGGACTCGGACTATCGATCGTCGACGCGATCGTGCGTGCCCATCAGGGCTCGATCGCGCTCACCGCCCGACCCGAGGGCGGCCTGGAGGTCGTCGTGCGCCTCCCCGCTCGAACTGCGGACCGAAAGTAGCCCCGCGCTGCGTCGGCCGCCCAAAATGGACGAGAGCGGGCCCCCACGGCGATATACGACATGGGGTGCTCGCTCTCGTCCATTTTGGTCAGGTGCTGAGCAGGCGGCGGTCGTTCGCGGGCAGCCACGCGTCATCGAGATGCGGCTCGGCGGTCGCCCGGCGCGCCCGGTCGATGACGGCTTCGGCGATCTCGCGCACCCGGCGGTCGCGGCCTCGCCGCCAGATCGCCGACCACGCAAAGACCGGGACTGGGTCGGTGAGCGGTACGACGCGCAACCCGGGAGGCGGTAAGGGCATCGCTGCTCCCCACAGGCTCAGGACACGGTCGCTGGCGGCGACGCTGGCCGCGAACTGCGCCATACCCATCGTCGAGCCCGCGCCGTCCATGCCGATCGCGAAGTCTGCGGCGAGCTGGCGCAGCAGTTCACGCCACTCGGCCGGCGCACCGGTGCCGGGAAACCAGACGGGGTAGTCCCGTAGCGCGGCCGTCGGCAGCTCGGTTTGCGTGGACCACGGGTGATGGTCGCTGACGAGGGCACAGATCGGCTCGAGCAGCGCCGGGCCGCGCACCAGGTCCTCGGGCCAGTCGGCGCCGATCACGCCCGCTCGTCCGAAGCAGAGGTCCGCCGTACCGGCTCGCAGCCAGTCGAGCATCGTCGCGGCATCACCGCGCATCACGACCTCGACCCGCGGTGCGGATCCAGGCGGAGCGGGCGGTGCCTCGGCGATCACGAAGGGCAGCAGTGACAGGTGCTCGTCGAGTACGTCGACGCGGATCGCGCGCTGCTCGATGCCGGACTGCGCGGCGAGGGCGTCAACGGCCTCGATGACTCGCCGGGCCGAGGGGAGAAGATCCTGACCGGCGCGGGTGAGGGTGACCCCGCGACCGGAGCGCTCCAGCAGTGGCGTCCCGAGGGTCTTCGAGAGTCGGTCGATTCGCTGCGAAACCGCCTGCTGGCTCACTCCCAGCCGCTGCGCAGCGCGCCCGATGTGCCCTTCGTCGGCGACTGCAACCATGGTCCGCAGCAGCGCGGTGTCGAGATCCACGGCGCCTCCATTCACCACGACTGCTTGTGAGTCTAGGGCCGATCGTTGTTGGACCCCTCGACCGGCGTACTCGCAGACTCGTGCCATGAGATCGCATCGCCGAGTCATCCTGTCGCTGACCGCACTCGCCACGCTGCTCACCATCGGCCATCACGTCGACCACCTGATCCGTGGCAACCACGTCGGGTGGCCGGTCACCGACCAGGTCACCGCCTTCACCATCAGCCTGCTGATCTATCCGATCCTGATCACCGCCGTAGCGCTGTTTCTTGCCGGGCGGATCGGACCGGGCACCTGGGCCTTCATCTCCGGTGGAGGAGCGGTGTTCGTGACGGTGCTGCACTTCGGGCCGTTTGCCGTCGATCCGCCGCACGACATCGTCGGGCAGTACGACGGCCTCGCCGGGCCGTTCTGGATGGGCTGGCTCATCCTGCTGGTCATCACGCTCGTGGTGACCTGCATCGTCGAGACCGCCTTCTGGCTACGGTCGCGCAAAGACACTGCGTCCACCCCGGCAGCCTCGCGCGTGACGGTCGAGGGCTGAAGACCGTGTTTGCCGGTCACTACGCGGTCGCGTTTGGTGCCAGGGCGCTCGCACCGGCGGTGCCGCTCGGCGTGCTGTTTGTGGCGGCGCAGGCCAGCGACATCGTGTCGTCGGTGCTGCTGTTGCTCACGGTCGAACGGGTCCGCATCGACCCGAGCGTGCCCGGGCAGCAGGCCGTCGTTACCGAGTTTGTGCCGTTCTCGCACGGGTTCATCGCGGCCGCTGCACTCGCGCTTGCCGCCGCCTTCGCCACGCGGCGATGGCTACCGCGCGCTGGCCGTCGCGGCGCGGTGGCGGTGGGCGCCGTGGTCGCGACACATCCACTGCTCGACCTGGTCACTGCCGGCCCACTGGCGCTGTTCGTGATCGAGACCGGTCTGTACGTCCTCGGTTGCGTGCTCTATCTGCGCGCAACACCGAAGGCGCCCACCGCGAGTCAGATCGCGATGGGCGCCTTCATGCTGGGGCTGCTCGGCTTCAGCGTGGTCGTGGCGACGTCGTCGCCACCGAGCTCGGTGACCGCGTTAGCGCTGGCCAACCTCGGCGCGTACGGCGTACTCGCCGCGTTGGCCGCGTGGCTTGATCGGTCTAGCTCAGCGAGGCGACACCTGCCGGCAGGAACCGCTCGCCGTTGACCTTCTCGCTGGTGCCGGTGCGGTCGAGGTACGGCGTGATGCCGCCGTTCCAGAACGGCCAGCCGGCACCGAGGATCAGGCACAGGTCGATGTCCTGGGGGCCCGCGACGACACCCTCGTCGAGCATCAGCTTGACCTCCTCGGCGATGGCCTCGAGCGCCTTGGTGCGCACCTGTTCGCCGGTGAGCGGCGAGTCGCCGCGGGTCCACAGCGCCTCGACCTCGGGATCGACCGACGGACGGCCCTTCTCATCCCACGTGTAGACGCCGGACTTGCCGACCTCGACGAACTTGCGCATGTTCTCGCTGACGCCGAACCGCTCGGGGAACGCCTCGTGCAGCGTCTCTGCGGTGTGCAGTGCGACCGCCGGGCCTACCAGCTGCAGCAGCACCAGCGGGCTCATCGGCAGACCGAGCGGCTCTAGGGCCTGGTCGGCGACAGCGAAGTCGGTGCCGTCGTCGATCGTGCCGATGACGGTGCCGAGGAACCGGGTCAGCAGCCGGTTGACCACGAAGCCCGGCGCGTCCTTGACCAGCACGCACGACTTGCCGAGCTTCTTGCCGGTGGCGAAGGCGGTGGCGAGGGCCGCGTCGTCGGTCTTCTCGCCGCGGATGATCTCCAGCAGGGGCAGTACGGCGACCGGGTTGAAGAAGTGGAAGCCCACGACCCGCTCCGGATGTGACAGACCGGCGGCCATGTCGGTGATCGACAGCGACGAAGTGTTGGTCGCGAAGACGCACTCGGCGCTGGTGTGCTTCTCGATCTCGCCGAAGATCTGCTTCTTCAGCTCGAGCTCCTCGAAGACGGCCTCGATCACGAAGTCGGCATCGGAGAAGGACTCGTAGCCGACCTCACCGGAGATCAGTGCCTTCAGGCGGTTGTGCTTGTCCGGGCTGATGCGCTTCTTCTGCAGCAGCTTGTCGAGCTCGGCGACGACGTACGCCACGCCCTTGTCGGCGCGCTCCTGGTCGAGGTCGGTCATCACGACCGGCACCTCGAGCTTGCGCACGAACAGCAGCGCGAGCTGGCTGGCCATCAGCCCGGCACCGACGATGCCGACCTTGGTGACCGGGCGGGCGAGCTTTTTGTCCGGTGCGCCGACGGGACGCTTCGCGCGCTTCTGGACGAGGTCGAACGAGTAGAGGCTGGCGCGCAGCGAGTCGCTCATCAGCAGGTCGGCGAGCGCGTCGTTCTCGGCCTGGAAGCCCTCGTCGATCGAGGCGGTCTTGGCCAGCTCCATCAGCTGCAGGGCACGGTAGGCACCGTCGGCGGCACCGTGGCTGCGTGCGTCGGCGATCGCCTTGCCGCGCGCGAGGGCGGCGTTCCACGCCTCACCGCGGTCGACCTCCGGACGCTCGACAGTGGTCGTGCCGCTGACGACATCACGCAGCCACAGCAGCGACTTCTCCAGGAAGTCAGCCGAGTCGAACACCTCGTCGACGATCCCGAACTCCTTGACCTGCGTGGGGCGCAGCGTCTTGTTCTGGTTCATCGCGTTCTCGATGATCACCGTGACGGCCTTGTCGGCGCCGATGAGGTTGGGCAGCAGCTGCGTGCCGCCCCAGCCGGGCACCAGGCCGAGGAAGACCTCGGGGAAGCCGACCATCGCGGCGTTGGAGCTCAGTGAGCGATAGTCGCAGGCCAGCGCCAGCTCCAAGCCGCCGCCAAGCGCCGCGCCGTTGACGAACGCGAACGTCGGGATGTCGGTCTTGATGAGCTTGCCGAACGTGTCGTGACCGGCCTGCGCGATCTGCCGCGCGAGCTCGCGGTCGGTGACCGACGGTACGCCGGACAGGTCGGCGCCGACGGCGAAGATGAACGGCTTGCCGGTCACCGCGATCGCGGCCGGCTTGGCGGCGATCGCCGCGTCGATGGCCTCGGCGAGCGAGGCGAGCCCACCCGGACCGAACGTCGAGGGCTTGGTGTGGTCCTCGCCGTTGTCGATCGTGATCAGTGCGACCTTGCCGTCGAGGCCGGGGACGGTGACCTCACGCAGGTGGGCCCTGGTGACGAGCTCGTCGGTGAAGACGTCGGCCGCGTTCGTTGTCGTGGTGCTCATCGTTACTTACCGCCGTTCCAGTTGGGGTTCTCCCAGATGACCGTGCCGCCCATGCCCAGCCCGATGCACATGCTGGTGAGGCCGTAGCGCACCTCGGGGTGCTCGTCGAACTCGCGCGAGAGCTGGGTCATCAGCCGTACGCCGGAGCTGGCCAGCGGGTGACCGATCGCGATCGCGCCGCCCCACGGGTTGACCCGCTCGTCGTCGTCGGCGATGCCGAAGTGGTCGAGGAAGGCGAGCACCTGCACGGCAAACGCCTCATTGAGCTCGAAGAGGCCGATGTCCTCGATATCCAGGCCGGCCTTGGCGAGCGCCTTCTCGGTCGCCGGTACCGGGCCGATGCCCATGACCTCGGGCTCGACGCCGACGAAGGCGAAGTTGACCAGCTTCATGCCGATCGGCAGACCGAGCTCCTCGGCGGTCTCCTTGGCGGCGATGATCGCGCCGGTGGCGCCGTCGTTGATGCCCGCTGCGTTGCCGGCGGTGACCCGTCCGTGAGTGCGGAACGGAGTCTTCAGAGCCGCCAGGTCCTCCAGCGTCGTACCCGGGCGCGGCGGCTCGTCGGTGGTCGCCAGACCCCAGCCTTCCTCGCTCGAGCGAGTCGCGACGGGCACCAGCTCAGGCCCGATCTTGCCGGCCTTGAGCGCGGCGTCGTACTTGTCCTGCGAGGCCTTCGCGAACTTGTCGGCGCGCTCCTTGGTCAGCTGCGGGAAGCGGTCGTGGATGTTCTCAGCGGTCGCGCCCATCACGATGGCGGACTCGTCGATGAGCTTGTCGGCGATGAAGCGCGGGTTGGGGTCAGCCTGCTCACCCATCGGGTGACGGCCCATGTGCTCGACGCCGCCGGCGATCGCGACGTCGTAGGCGCCGAAGGCGATGCCCGAGGCGGTCGTGGTGACGGCGGTCATGGCACCGGCGCACATGCGGTCGATGGCAAAGCCCGGCGTCGACTTCGGCAGCCCGGCCAGCAGGGCCGCGGTGCGTCCGATGGTCAGGCCCTGATCGCCAATCTGGGTGGTAGCGGCGATCGCGACCTCCTCGACGCGCTCCGGCGGAAGCTCGGGGTGGCGAGCCAGCAGCTCGCGGATCACGCGCACGACCATGTCGTCGGCACGGGTCTCGGCGTACTGCCCGG
The nucleotide sequence above comes from Epidermidibacterium keratini. Encoded proteins:
- a CDS encoding class I SAM-dependent RNA methyltransferase — its product is MSDSHAQEPAQDWTGRTLELDIERVAHGGHCVARSDGRVVFVRHTLPGERVRAVVTEDGGGSFCRADAVEVIEAAPGRVAPPCEYAVPGGCGGCDWQHADPATQRELKRAVVAEQLQRLAGIDWDGAVEDVAPGPLHWRTRMQYAVDGDTVGLREHRSARVIPIERCLIAEPDVDVTVAAPYADRPVTSVELAAGERPVVAQTVDRKRRRHTVSGGDQMHHVRGRDFQVSAGGFWQVHPTATDVLAGTVSEYADAQPGERVLDLYSGVGLFAATLGEQVGQSGSVLALEGHAGAVRDARHNLHDLPQARSERLDVRAAALQRRLGDDEYDVTVLDPPRSGAKPALCEVIARRTRRVIVYVACDPAALARDLAAFADAGWRLADLRAFDLFPMTHHVECVARLVPAG
- the dxs gene encoding 1-deoxy-D-xylulose-5-phosphate synthase, giving the protein MSKLSSIDDPDDLRALPPEELPALAEEIREFLVSKVSRSGGHLGPNLGVVELTLALHRVFDSPREPIVWDTGHQAYVHKMLTGRQDGFDELKRRGGLSGYPSRSESEHDWSESSHASASLSYVDGLAKAFEITGDPRPVVGVIGDGALTGGMAWEALNNIAESSRPVVIVVNDNGWSYQPTIGGVATRLAALRLTPTYERTLGRMKETISKTPVVGGVMYDALHGMKVGIKDVLAPQGMFSELGLKYVGPVDGHDVAALERALRLAKDFGSPVIVHAVTQKGKGYGPAEADKEDRLHGPGAFDVLTGKALAAASTSWTDVFADEMVEIGTERADVAAITAAMLYPTGLAAFKAKFPGRTFDVGIAEQHALTSAAGMAMAGVHPVVALYSTFLNRAIDQLIMDIALHRLGVTICLDRAGVTGNDGPSHNGVWDMALVNAVPGIHIGAPRDGARLRALLREAVDIEDAPTLLRWNKGSLPPDTDAVRSATGYDVLSQGPRPDLALVSIGGLAPVAVEAAELLAERGISVTVYDPRWVVPVAGELIEELARHSCVVTLEDGLRQGGIGSAITQALRDQDTFVPTREVGLPCVFPDHASRGEVLAEFGLDAQSLSDQLATWYARQHGPHSAAPVAVSKALSEGD
- a CDS encoding response regulator transcription factor, yielding MRVLVVEDERALADAVARGLRREGMAVDVAYDGTDGHEKATVTPYDVIILDRDLPGMSGDELLGSLSHGEQNSRVLMLTASGAVADRVEGLSLGADDYMGKPFAFAELIARVRALGRRSNPAAPPVLTAGDLELDSARRVVKRSGAEVDLTRKEFGVLEVLLQADGAVVSSEGLLDRVWDENADPFTTTVRVTMMTLRRKLGDPPLIETVVGSGYRIKPDA
- a CDS encoding HAMP domain-containing sensor histidine kinase, which gives rise to MRLALACAFLSAAVSVIGLLLSLIVVDNAIADALQFPEGTLIEATLPGQPQSPLASSDVINAIRANANQTLLARGLLIAVFAGCLGGAAGYIIAARALGPIADVTATARRISGGSLDERIALGGARDELRDLADTFDAMLDRLDRSFDAQRRFVSNASHELRTPLSVIRTEVDVTLSDPDAPPDELRRMGEVVRDATDRAGSLVESLLALARIEAQVQNGLDNIEDVELADAVPRAVHAVGPEAEAAGVTLHPDAGAAPVRGDVHLLEQLVANLLSNAVRHNTAGGQAWVSTRTDGRWVVLSVSNTGQQLDESSVTELLRPFKRAADRTAAEGTGLGLSIVDAIVRAHQGSIALTARPEGGLEVVVRLPARTADRK
- a CDS encoding LysR family transcriptional regulator, with the protein product MDLDTALLRTMVAVADEGHIGRAAQRLGVSQQAVSQRIDRLSKTLGTPLLERSGRGVTLTRAGQDLLPSARRVIEAVDALAAQSGIEQRAIRVDVLDEHLSLLPFVIAEAPPAPPGSAPRVEVVMRGDAATMLDWLRAGTADLCFGRAGVIGADWPEDLVRGPALLEPICALVSDHHPWSTQTELPTAALRDYPVWFPGTGAPAEWRELLRQLAADFAIGMDGAGSTMGMAQFAASVAASDRVLSLWGAAMPLPPPGLRVVPLTDPVPVFAWSAIWRRGRDRRVREIAEAVIDRARRATAEPHLDDAWLPANDRRLLST
- a CDS encoding 3-hydroxyacyl-CoA dehydrogenase NAD-binding domain-containing protein, whose amino-acid sequence is MSTTTTNAADVFTDELVTRAHLREVTVPGLDGKVALITIDNGEDHTKPSTFGPGGLASLAEAIDAAIAAKPAAIAVTGKPFIFAVGADLSGVPSVTDRELARQIAQAGHDTFGKLIKTDIPTFAFVNGAALGGGLELALACDYRSLSSNAAMVGFPEVFLGLVPGWGGTQLLPNLIGADKAVTVIIENAMNQNKTLRPTQVKEFGIVDEVFDSADFLEKSLLWLRDVVSGTTTVERPEVDRGEAWNAALARGKAIADARSHGAADGAYRALQLMELAKTASIDEGFQAENDALADLLMSDSLRASLYSFDLVQKRAKRPVGAPDKKLARPVTKVGIVGAGLMASQLALLFVRKLEVPVVMTDLDQERADKGVAYVVAELDKLLQKKRISPDKHNRLKALISGEVGYESFSDADFVIEAVFEELELKKQIFGEIEKHTSAECVFATNTSSLSITDMAAGLSHPERVVGFHFFNPVAVLPLLEIIRGEKTDDAALATAFATGKKLGKSCVLVKDAPGFVVNRLLTRFLGTVIGTIDDGTDFAVADQALEPLGLPMSPLVLLQLVGPAVALHTAETLHEAFPERFGVSENMRKFVEVGKSGVYTWDEKGRPSVDPEVEALWTRGDSPLTGEQVRTKALEAIAEEVKLMLDEGVVAGPQDIDLCLILGAGWPFWNGGITPYLDRTGTSEKVNGERFLPAGVASLS
- a CDS encoding thiolase family protein, producing the protein MTTAAPTRAPKDATPAGGREVVFVDGVRTPFGKGTKTGQYAETRADDMVVRVIRELLARHPELPPERVEEVAIAATTQIGDQGLTIGRTAALLAGLPKSTPGFAIDRMCAGAMTAVTTTASGIAFGAYDVAIAGGVEHMGRHPMGEQADPNPRFIADKLIDESAIVMGATAENIHDRFPQLTKERADKFAKASQDKYDAALKAGKIGPELVPVATRSSEEGWGLATTDEPPRPGTTLEDLAALKTPFRTHGRVTAGNAAGINDGATGAIIAAKETAEELGLPIGMKLVNFAFVGVEPEVMGIGPVPATEKALAKAGLDIEDIGLFELNEAFAVQVLAFLDHFGIADDDERVNPWGGAIAIGHPLASSGVRLMTQLSREFDEHPEVRYGLTSMCIGLGMGGTVIWENPNWNGGK